From the genome of Candidatus Thermokryptus mobilis:
TGATATCAACAATATAAACAGCCCCGGGCAAAGAAACCATATCCCTTATACCGCCAAGTATTTTTTGATATTTCTCCTTCTCACGCAAAATTTTCAATCTTTCCTTTTTTGTAAGTTCATCAATCGTCCCGTCGGCTTCCATCTTTTCAATGTTTTGAAGCTTCTTAACACTCTTTCTTATCGTTGCGAAATTTGTCAATGTCCCACCAAGCCATCTCTCAATCACATACGGCATCCCACATCTTTCCGCCTCCGTCCTTATGATCTCCTTCGCTTGTTTTTTCGTTCCAACGAAAAGAACTTGTCTACCCTGAAGAACAATCTTTTTAACCTCCTCACAAGCAATATCAAGATATTCCTGCGTTTTCTTAAGGTCAATTATATGAATGCCGTTTTTCTCCATAAAGATAAACGGCTTCATCTTCGGATTCCACCTTCTGGTCAAATGCCCAAAATGAACCCCAGCTTCAAGCAACTGTTGTAATTCCACCCTCGGCATTATACTTTCCCTCCAGAATTTAATTTTGGTTTTTGCCTCTACCCTCCTCACATCTCCACAAGATCCGCATGAAAAACGGACACCCTTGTGAAGATTCT
Proteins encoded in this window:
- the rpsB gene encoding 30S ribosomal protein S2 encodes the protein MPRVELQQLLEAGVHFGHLTRRWNPKMKPFIFMEKNGIHIIDLKKTQEYLDIACEEVKKIVLQGRQVLFVGTKKQAKEIIRTEAERCGMPYVIERWLGGTLTNFATIRKSVKKLQNIEKMEADGTIDELTKKERLKILREKEKYQKILGGIRDMVSLPGAVYIVDIKKEHIAVSEARKLNIPVFAMLDTNCDPDLVDYPIPANDDAIKSIQLITRIFADAILEAKAVIESEKSALEIERK